In one Pseudomonas purpurea genomic region, the following are encoded:
- a CDS encoding efflux transporter outer membrane subunit codes for MSLKAFLPSLLALALSACAVGPDYQTPLTAAANITAATDGANGQKNFDRARFEGIWWQQFEDPILNQLVTQSLQGNRELRVAFARLKASRAIRDDASNDAMPTITSRASSDLAKGQIPGQTTKRVNSERYDLGLDMAWELDLFGRIQRNLEATDADQQSAEADLYQLQVTLIAELVDAYGQLRGAQLREKIALANLENQQESSKITVSLRDAGVGDQLDVVRADARLASVEASVPQLQAEQNRQRNRIATLLGERPDKLTVDLRPASLPAIAKALPIGDPGELLQRRPDILSAERKLAAATARIGVAKADLFPRVSLSGFLGFTAGRGSQIGSSAASAWALGPSITWAAFDLGSVRARLRGADANAEGALATYEQQVLLALEESENAFSDYGKRQQRLISLIRQSESSRAAADLAQIRYREGTVDFLVLLDAQRERLAAEDSQAQAEVDLYRGIVAIYKALGGGWQPETVASK; via the coding sequence ATGAGTCTGAAAGCCTTCCTGCCGAGCTTGCTGGCATTGGCCCTGAGTGCCTGTGCCGTCGGCCCGGACTACCAAACCCCTCTGACTGCGGCGGCTAACATCACGGCCGCCACCGATGGCGCAAACGGTCAGAAGAACTTTGACCGTGCACGTTTCGAAGGGATCTGGTGGCAGCAATTCGAGGACCCGATCCTCAATCAGTTGGTGACCCAGTCCTTGCAAGGCAACCGCGAACTGCGCGTGGCGTTCGCCCGGCTCAAAGCCTCGCGGGCGATCCGCGACGATGCCAGCAACGACGCCATGCCGACCATCACCAGCCGCGCCAGCAGCGATTTGGCCAAGGGGCAGATTCCGGGCCAGACCACCAAACGGGTCAACAGCGAGCGTTACGACCTGGGCCTGGACATGGCCTGGGAGCTGGACTTGTTCGGACGCATCCAGCGCAACCTGGAAGCGACCGATGCCGATCAGCAGTCAGCCGAGGCCGATTTGTATCAACTGCAAGTCACGCTGATTGCCGAACTGGTGGACGCCTACGGTCAACTGCGCGGCGCGCAGCTGCGGGAAAAGATTGCCCTGGCCAACCTTGAAAACCAGCAAGAGTCGAGCAAGATCACCGTCAGCCTGCGCGATGCCGGTGTCGGCGATCAGCTCGACGTGGTGCGCGCCGATGCCCGCCTCGCCTCCGTCGAGGCCAGCGTGCCGCAGTTGCAGGCCGAGCAAAATCGTCAACGCAATCGCATCGCCACGCTGCTGGGCGAGCGCCCGGACAAACTGACCGTCGACCTGCGTCCGGCCAGCCTGCCGGCGATTGCCAAGGCGCTGCCGATTGGTGATCCGGGTGAACTGCTGCAACGCCGTCCGGACATCCTCAGTGCCGAACGCAAACTGGCCGCCGCCACGGCCCGCATCGGCGTGGCCAAGGCCGACTTGTTCCCACGGGTCAGCCTCAGCGGCTTCCTCGGCTTCACCGCCGGGCGCGGTTCGCAGATCGGCTCATCGGCCGCCAGTGCCTGGGCGCTGGGCCCAAGCATCACGTGGGCAGCCTTCGATCTGGGCAGCGTGCGGGCTCGTTTGCGCGGTGCCGATGCTAACGCCGAAGGCGCACTGGCGACCTATGAACAGCAAGTCTTGTTGGCACTGGAAGAGTCGGAAAACGCGTTCAGCGATTACGGCAAACGCCAGCAGCGGTTGATTTCATTGATCCGCCAAAGCGAGTCGAGCCGCGCTGCGGCCGACCTGGCACAAATCCGCTACCGCGAAGGCACTGTCGACTTCCTCGTGCTGCTCGACGCACAGCGTGAACGGCTGGCGGCCGAGGATTCCCAGGCACAGGCCGAAGTCGACCTGTACCGCGGCATCGTCGCCATCTACAAAGCGTTGGGTGGTGGCTGGCAACCGGAGACCGTCGCCAGCAAATAA
- a CDS encoding HlyD family secretion protein produces the protein MKKSFAQLLTLSVVMLALVLGWFAWEHYTRSPWTRDARVRADVVTLSADVSGRIVSLRVQDNQHVAKGDLLLEIDPARYTLAVEHAKRSVEVARATLGQSQAAIIASEALLKQRQSEERRRRSLKQGFAISGEEWEKSSTDVAVAQAELLRNQANLGLAQANVQLAIAALTQAELDLQRTRVEAPVSGYVTNLLTRQGDYASAGSALLALVDSDSFYVSGYFEETKLPRIVEGSPVRIQLMSGETFGGVVQSIAYAITDRENSPGNRLLANINPSYTWVKLAQRVPVRILIDPDYAGKGRLRAGTTATVTVLESSKSR, from the coding sequence GCCTGGGAGCATTACACCCGGTCGCCCTGGACCCGTGATGCACGGGTGCGCGCCGATGTGGTGACGTTGTCTGCCGACGTCTCCGGACGCATCGTCAGCCTGCGTGTGCAGGACAACCAGCATGTCGCCAAGGGCGACTTGCTGCTGGAAATCGACCCGGCGCGCTACACGCTGGCCGTCGAACACGCCAAGCGGTCGGTGGAAGTGGCCAGGGCTACACTGGGCCAGTCTCAGGCCGCGATCATTGCCAGCGAGGCATTGCTCAAACAACGCCAGAGTGAGGAGCGTCGGCGGCGCAGCCTCAAGCAAGGCTTCGCGATCTCGGGCGAGGAGTGGGAAAAGTCCAGCACCGATGTGGCGGTCGCCCAGGCAGAACTGCTCAGGAACCAGGCCAACCTGGGGCTTGCTCAAGCCAACGTACAATTGGCCATTGCCGCATTGACCCAAGCCGAACTGGACCTGCAACGCACACGGGTCGAAGCCCCGGTCAGTGGTTATGTGACCAACCTGCTGACTCGCCAGGGTGACTACGCCAGCGCCGGCAGTGCGCTGTTGGCATTGGTCGACAGCGACTCCTTTTATGTCAGCGGCTATTTCGAAGAAACCAAACTGCCCAGAATCGTTGAGGGCAGCCCGGTACGCATCCAATTGATGAGTGGCGAGACCTTCGGTGGCGTGGTGCAGAGCATCGCCTACGCCATTACCGACCGCGAAAACTCACCGGGCAATCGCCTGCTGGCCAACATCAACCCCAGTTACACCTGGGTAAAACTGGCACAACGCGTGCCGGTGCGGATTCTGATCGACCCTGACTATGCGGGCAAAGGTCGCCTGCGGGCGGGCACGACTGCCACGGTCACCGTGCTGGAAAGCAGCAAGTCACGCTGA